The genomic region AAATAGATATATAAGGAGAAAAAATGAAAAAAAATATAGAATTTAATTATCATCATGCAAAACACTACAAGGTTCAAAAACAATCTAAAAAAACTTTATGGATTAGTTTATTGTTAACTACAGTATTTGCATTATTAGAATTATTTGGTGGAATATTTTCTGGTTCTCTTGCATTAGTTTCTGATTCATTTCATATGATATCAGATGTTATAGCATTAATATTTAGTATGATAGCTATATATTATGCATCAAAAAAACCAACTGAAAAATACACATATGGTTATTTAAGAGTAGAAATAATAGCTGCATTCTTAAATGGACTTGCCTTAGTTGTTATAGCCATAGGAATAATATATGAGGCAATAAAAAGAGTTATTAATCCTCAGGAAATAAACTTTACTTTAATGATAACTATTGCTATTATAGGTTTAATTATTAATATTATACTTACATTTGTTTTAATGAATAGTTTAAAACATGAAGATAATTTAAATATCAAAAGTGCATTGTGGCACTTTTTAGGAGATTTATTAAATTCAGTAGGAGTAATAATAACTGGTTTTTTAGTAAAATATACAGGAATAGTTCTACTAGATCCAATAATTAGTGCTGTTATAAGTATAGTTATTATGACAGGTGGTATAAAGATAATAAAGAAATCACTAAATATACTTATGGAAGCAGTACCAGAAGAATTAAATGCAGATAATATTAGAAAAAGTATATTAGAAGTTGAAAATATAGAAAATATACACGAGTTTCACTTATGGTCTATATCTGAAGGATTAACTAGTCTTTCTTTTCACGTTATTCTTAAAGAATATAAGGGTGTGGATGATTATAGTATAATAAAAAAAATATCAGACATGTTAAAAGAAAAATATGGAATAGAACATGTTACTATACAAATAGAAAATCCAGAGATAAATATACATGAGGATGAAATATAAAAAGCCAGTAAAAACTGGCTTTTTATTTATTTTCTATTATTTCACTCATATCATGATACATAGGTATTTCTATATCAACCCTCTTATTAGTACTAGGATGAATAAATGATAACTTATATGCATGTAGCATTTGCCTTTTTGCTATCTTATGATATATGGAATTAGGGTTGTATAAACTGTCCCCTATTATTGGATAGCCAAGGTATTTAAGATGCACTCTAATTTGATGAGTTCTTCCAGTGAATAATTCACATTCCACTAGAGATACATCCAAATGTTTGTAAACATTTATTAATTTAAACTTAGTTTTTGCATCCTGACCTCTATCATCTACTATCATTGCAAGCTCATCCCCATCCTTATATATCCTTGCTTCCACAGTAATATCATCATGTTTAAATATACCTTCAATCAAAGCTATATATTTTTTAGTTACATTAGACTTTCCAGATTGTATGAATGATTGTGCAAAACTATTTTTTGCTATCATTATTAATCCTGAAGTATTCATGTCTAAACGAGAAATAAATCTTGGGACTATATTTTTATCATATTTTTCTTTGAAATAATAGACTATTCCATTTGCAAGAGTTTTATCTACCTTTTTTAATGTAGGATGAGTTAATAAATATGGTTCTTTATTTACTATTAATAAATCATCATCTTCATATACTATATCAAGGTTCATTTTAATAGGCAAAAGGTCAGTTCCTTTTTCTTTTTCCTTAACCATCAATGTACCTATTTTTGGTAATTTAGTTGTAGTTCTAATTTGCTTATTATCTAAAAATACCTCAATATTCCGTAAGCTTCTTCCAGAATAGTTATGAAACTCACGGAGATATTGAGATACTTTTAATCTAAATGCTTTTTCATCTAGAATATATTTTTTCATTATAATAATTTAGGTATCATGCAAATTGCATAAATTGGACCGGCATGAGCCCCAACAGTTGCTCCTATATGTGTAGTTTTGTCAGCAATAGTAACCTTATTATTACCTTTTGTGCTTTCAAGTATTTGATTAATATTATCTAATTGTTTTGAACTACCACCAAATCCCGTATAAATATATATACTATGTTTTCTAGAAATTTCTTGTATATTTTTTTCTAAATAATTAAGAGCAGAATTTTCTCCAAATACTTTTTTCTCTACAGCTAATGTTCCTTGAGAGAAAGTAAGTACAGGTTTTAAGTTTAAGAAGTCACCAATAGATCTTGCC from Streptobacillus felis harbors:
- a CDS encoding cation diffusion facilitator family transporter, producing MKKNIEFNYHHAKHYKVQKQSKKTLWISLLLTTVFALLELFGGIFSGSLALVSDSFHMISDVIALIFSMIAIYYASKKPTEKYTYGYLRVEIIAAFLNGLALVVIAIGIIYEAIKRVINPQEINFTLMITIAIIGLIINIILTFVLMNSLKHEDNLNIKSALWHFLGDLLNSVGVIITGFLVKYTGIVLLDPIISAVISIVIMTGGIKIIKKSLNILMEAVPEELNADNIRKSILEVENIENIHEFHLWSISEGLTSLSFHVILKEYKGVDDYSIIKKISDMLKEKYGIEHVTIQIENPEINIHEDEI
- a CDS encoding RluA family pseudouridine synthase, with the protein product MKKYILDEKAFRLKVSQYLREFHNYSGRSLRNIEVFLDNKQIRTTTKLPKIGTLMVKEKEKGTDLLPIKMNLDIVYEDDDLLIVNKEPYLLTHPTLKKVDKTLANGIVYYFKEKYDKNIVPRFISRLDMNTSGLIMIAKNSFAQSFIQSGKSNVTKKYIALIEGIFKHDDITVEARIYKDGDELAMIVDDRGQDAKTKFKLINVYKHLDVSLVECELFTGRTHQIRVHLKYLGYPIIGDSLYNPNSIYHKIAKRQMLHAYKLSFIHPSTNKRVDIEIPMYHDMSEIIENK